Proteins from a single region of Synchiropus splendidus isolate RoL2022-P1 chromosome 3, RoL_Sspl_1.0, whole genome shotgun sequence:
- the gpr185b gene encoding G-protein coupled receptor 12, whose product MILTFAAAAAMGGGAGSSFNFSSPLDPVDSPTSWNLSEELSNSSSEPVVRTLTPDLKPATTALAVQEVSPWDIALCVTGTLISCENALVIAVLFYTPTLRAPMFILIGSLAVADLMAGLGLILNFVFTYLIDSSVEFVTLLSVGLLISSFSASVLNILAITVDRYLSLYNALTYHTERTVTFTYVMVVFIWVSCFTLGLLPALGWNCLEDESTCSICRPVTKNNAVALAVTFLLVFALMMQLYLQICKIAFRHAQQIAVQHQFVAISTTKGVSTLSAILCAFGACWLPFAMYSIVADYSYPVIYTYATVLPATCWSVINPIIYAFRNPDIQKSLWMACCGCVPSNLSFRPRTSSDV is encoded by the coding sequence ATGATTCTCACCTTcgccgcagcagcagccatGGGTGGCGGCGCTGGGAGCAGCTTCAACTTTTCCTCCCCCCTAGACCCTGTGGACTCCCCCACTTCATGGAACCTCTCCGAGGAACTGTCCAACTCCTCTTCAGAACCAGTCGTACGAACTCTGACCCCTGATCTGAAGCCTGCAACCACTGCTCTGGCGGTGCAAGAGGTCAGCCCCTGGGACATTGCGCTGTGTGTGACGGGAACGCTCATCTCTTGCGAGAACGCTCTAGTGATCGCCGTGCTGTTCTACACGCCAACTCTTCGTGCACCGATGTTTATCTTGATCGGATCCCTCGCCGTCGCAGATCTGATGGCTGGCCTGGGCCTCATTTTGAACTTTGTCTTCACCTACCTGATCGACAGCTCTGTGGAGTTTGTGACACTGCTGTCTGTCGGCCTGCTCATCTCATCGTTTTCTGCGTCCGTCCTCAATATCCTGGCTATCACGGTGGACCGCTACTTGTCGCTGTACAACGCGCTGACCTATCACACTGAGAGGACGGTGACTTTCACGTACGTAATGGTGGTCTTCATCTGGGTGTCATGCTTCACTCTGGGCTTGCTGCCAGCGCTGGGCTGGAACTGTCTAGAGGATGAGTCTACATGCAGCATCTGTCGTCCCGTCACCAAAAACAATGCCGTGGCGCTGGCTGTCACCTTCCTCCTAGTCTTTGCTCTCATGATGCAGCTGTATCTACAAATCTGCAAAATCGCCTTTCGCCATGCCCAGCAAATCGCAGTGCAGCACCAGTTTGTGGCCATCTCCACCACCAAAGGTGTCTCCACGCTCTCGGCCATCCTGTGTGCCTTTGGGGCGTGCTGGCTCCCGTTTGCCATGTACTCCATTGTGGCCGACTACAGCTACCCTGTCATCTACACGTACGCCACAGTCCTCCCGGCCACCTGCTGGTCGGTCATCAACCCCATCATCTATGCGTTTCGAAACCCAGACATCCAAAAGTCACTCTGGATGGCATGCTGTGGATGTGTCCCCTCCAACCTCTCCTTCAGACCCAGGACCTCCAGCGACGTGTAG